A region of Halanaerobiales bacterium DNA encodes the following proteins:
- a CDS encoding undecaprenyl diphosphate synthase family protein, translating to MTIPKHVAIIMDGNGRWAQKKGLPRRKGHKEGVST from the coding sequence ATGACTATTCCAAAACATGTTGCTATAATAATGGATGGTAATGGTAGATGGGCTCAAAAAAAAGGCTTACCACGTCGAAAAGGTCATAAAGAAGGGGTAAGTACTTT
- the frr gene encoding ribosome recycling factor: MINKVMKATEKKMEKAYKNTKQEFNTVRTGRARPSLVENIMVDYYGTQTPINQLANISAPEARQLIIEPFDKNVIENVEKAIMKENLGLTPNNDGNLIRINIPQLTEERRKEMVKVINEKAEDGRIAIRNIRREANDQLENLEEDGEISEDNYHRGLDNIQELTDEYIEKIDKLLERKKDEIMEV; encoded by the coding sequence TTGATTAATAAAGTAATGAAAGCTACTGAAAAGAAAATGGAAAAGGCTTATAAAAACACAAAACAGGAGTTTAATACTGTAAGAACAGGAAGGGCAAGACCTTCACTTGTGGAAAATATTATGGTAGATTATTATGGAACCCAGACTCCAATTAATCAATTGGCAAATATCTCTGCACCTGAAGCCAGACAATTAATTATTGAACCTTTTGATAAGAATGTTATTGAAAATGTAGAAAAAGCAATTATGAAAGAAAATTTGGGATTAACTCCTAACAATGATGGTAATTTAATTAGAATAAATATTCCTCAATTAACTGAAGAAAGAAGAAAAGAAATGGTTAAAGTAATAAATGAAAAAGCTGAAGATGGAAGAATTGCTATAAGAAATATTAGAAGAGAAGCAAATGATCAATTAGAAAATTTGGAAGAAGATGGAGAAATTTCGGAAGATAATTATCATAGAGGTCTGGATAATATTCAGGAATTAACTGATGAATATATCGAAAAAATTGATAAACTTCTTGAAAGAAAAAAAGATGAAATCATGGAGGTTTAA
- the pyrH gene encoding UMP kinase, with protein MVDNPVYSRVLLKISGQALAAGKGFGIEPKTIKKIAEEIYNVVDETKVELAVVVGGGNIFRGIAGSARGMDRGTADYMGMLATVINALALQDAIEKFGLETRVQSAIEMRQVAEPYIRRRAIRHLEKGRVVIFAAGTGNPFFSTDTTAALRAAEISADAILMAKSVDGVYDSDPVSNPEAIKYKELSYIDILNRSLGVMDSTAVSLCMDNDIPLIVFAVSEEGNIKKVLMGEEIGTFVR; from the coding sequence ATGGTGGATAATCCAGTATACTCGAGAGTTTTATTAAAAATTAGTGGTCAGGCCCTTGCAGCAGGTAAAGGATTTGGCATAGAACCTAAAACAATTAAAAAAATTGCAGAAGAAATTTATAATGTGGTGGATGAGACAAAAGTTGAATTAGCAGTAGTTGTTGGGGGAGGTAATATTTTTCGTGGAATTGCTGGAAGTGCTCGGGGTATGGACCGAGGAACAGCTGATTATATGGGTATGCTTGCAACAGTAATTAATGCTCTTGCTCTCCAGGATGCAATAGAAAAGTTTGGATTAGAAACAAGAGTACAATCTGCAATTGAAATGAGACAGGTTGCTGAGCCATATATTAGAAGGAGAGCTATAAGACATCTAGAAAAAGGAAGAGTAGTAATTTTTGCAGCTGGAACTGGTAATCCTTTCTTTTCAACTGATACAACAGCAGCTTTAAGAGCGGCAGAGATTTCAGCAGACGCAATTCTTATGGCTAAAAGTGTTGATGGTGTTTATGATTCAGATCCTGTATCCAATCCAGAAGCCATTAAATATAAAGAATTAAGTTATATTGATATTCTAAACAGATCATTGGGGGTAATGGATTCAACAGCTGTATCATTATGTATGGATAATGATATCCCCTTAATTGTTTTTGCCGTTTCGGAAGAAGGTAATATCAAAAAAGTTTTAATGGGAGAAGAAATAGGTACTTTTGTTCGTTAA
- the tsf gene encoding translation elongation factor Ts, which translates to MGSMKKIKKLREKTGAGVLDCKKALSETDGNVEEAVDYLREKGISDAAKKSDRVAAEGLVNVMINDKRDKGLVVEINSETDFVAKNEKFKNLVSEMSNHIMDSDKKDIDSLLEEKWYDDDSKDVSTILKEAIASIGENINLRRFEKYKTDEFLHGYVHMNGKIGVLVEFAGEDTEENIKKANNVAMHIAAKAPEYISKEEVSDEVIEKEKKIYKEQMLNQGKPEHIIDNIVEGKINKYFTQICLVDQEYVRDTDITVGELLDEANLEVKRFERYELGEGIETEEEDFVSEVRAEVEKN; encoded by the coding sequence ATGGGTTCAATGAAAAAAATTAAAAAACTCCGCGAAAAAACTGGAGCAGGAGTGCTGGATTGCAAAAAGGCACTTTCTGAAACTGATGGTAATGTAGAAGAAGCAGTTGATTATTTGAGAGAAAAAGGAATATCTGATGCTGCTAAAAAATCAGATAGAGTTGCAGCTGAAGGATTGGTTAATGTAATGATTAATGATAAACGTGATAAAGGTTTAGTTGTAGAAATTAATAGTGAAACAGATTTTGTTGCTAAAAATGAAAAATTCAAAAATCTAGTTTCTGAAATGTCAAATCATATTATGGATAGTGATAAAAAAGATATAGATTCACTTTTAGAAGAAAAATGGTATGATGATGATAGTAAAGATGTAAGTACAATATTAAAAGAAGCTATTGCCAGTATTGGTGAAAATATTAATTTAAGAAGATTTGAAAAGTATAAAACTGATGAATTTTTACATGGTTATGTTCACATGAATGGTAAAATTGGTGTTTTAGTAGAATTTGCTGGTGAAGATACTGAAGAAAATATTAAAAAAGCAAATAATGTCGCAATGCATATAGCAGCCAAAGCACCTGAATACATTTCTAAAGAAGAAGTTAGTGATGAAGTTATTGAAAAAGAAAAGAAAATATATAAAGAACAAATGTTAAATCAGGGTAAACCGGAACATATCATTGACAATATTGTAGAAGGTAAAATTAATAAATATTTTACTCAGATTTGTCTTGTAGATCAAGAATATGTTCGTGATACTGATATTACAGTCGGAGAACTTCTTGATGAAGCTAATCTTGAAGTGAAAAGATTTGAAAGATATGAATTAGGTGAAGGAATTGAAACTGAGGAAGAAGATTTTGTTTCGGAAGTCCGAGCTGAAGTAGAAAAAAATTAA